The following proteins are encoded in a genomic region of Takifugu rubripes chromosome 9, fTakRub1.2, whole genome shotgun sequence:
- the LOC115251115 gene encoding uncharacterized protein gives MDESSHTDYSDADYIPDSTGSGSDDSTFLSSENKLQTLRWLQLMPVDNSSVKESSSALSRNKDSSTEEDYTRRKYRPTGKKTIGQKRKRNSSLRHEKVSSSISPETADPSIQIMCTSNDEDHHVTGRRNYCLYCSKPTSKISRHLKTVHRNKPEVAKALYYPENSKERKVRLATLRNRGNFAHNTDVVRKGTGHLVVRYRTKKIRHAKDFIHCAYCQGLYSKKTLWKHMKGCHEKPRKDAPEAGRKRVRSLCALTTPVSVEISEGLREILTKMHYDEVSHAVQEDNCILQLGQYMFNKLKNKGNNEDYIRQKMREVGRLVLEAQKVTPLKRLEEFFIPKNFPHVIAAVKKTAGYNPETNAYQTPSLALKLGHSLKKISSIVESDAMMMGDNVMAEYAKRYRSIHDSRWEEFISSAALNTLKEAKWNMPQILPFAEDVKLLNFHMEKQQSVAERMLRISPTPENYAALAQVTLALAITFNRRRAGEVSRMLLTAFRSRDKSVLHDDVAICLTPFEKKMCEYFTRVEIRGKRGRMVPVLLKPSMVMAMELLVEMRELCHVPSDNVFMFGRPEASSAYRGGECLKKFTQLCGAQHPEALTSTKLRKHIATMSQVLNLEENDCDQLADFLGHDIRIHRQYYRLPQGTLQLARMSKVLLAMEGGTVSKYKGMTLEDIEIDPEETVTHSNEAPSSDTSEEECTNTEMENILPVTDTPASLARAPAATQPRPVRAERHRRKWTTEEAQAVEKHLMNFITTFTVPAKHDCMLCLQNESETLKDRTWTDVKHYVRNRITALKRQTSI, from the exons ATGGATGAGAGTAGTCATACTGACTACAGTGATGCTGATTACATCCCTGACTCTACTGGATCTGGCTCTGATGACAGTacatttctgtcttctgaaAACAAACTACAGACTTTACGATGGCTTCAATTAATGCCAGTTGATAATAGTTCAGTAAAAGAAAGCAGCTCAGCTCTCAGCCGAAACAAAGACAGTAGCACTGAGGAAGACTACACAAGAAGGAAGTATAGACCAACAGGGAAAAAGACAATCGgccaaaagagaaagaggaactcATCACTCCGTCATGAGAAAGTCAGTTCATCTATCAGCCCAGAGACAGCAGACCCTTCAATTCAAATAATGTGTACCTcaaatgatgaagatcatcatGTGACTGGCAGGAGGAACTATTGCCTTTATTGTTCCAAGCCAACATCAAAAATCTCACGACATCTCAAAACTGTTCATCGCAATAAACCGGAGGTTGCAAAAGCACTTTATTATCCAGAGAATTCCAAAGAAAGGAAAGTTCGCCTTGCCACTCTAAGGAACAGGGGAAACTTTGCTCACAATACAGATGTAGTGAGAAAAGGAACAGGACATCTTGTTGTACGATATCGAACAAAGAAGATCAGACATGCTAAGGATTTTATTCACTGTGCATATTGCCAAGGTCTTTACTCAAAAAAGACATTATGGAAACATATGAAAGGCTGTCACGAGAAGCCAAGAAAGGATGCACCTGAAGCTGGCCGAAAGAGAGTTCGATCTCTGTGTGCTCTGACCACACCTGTCAGCGTTGAGATTAGTGAAGGCCTCCGGGAAATTTTAACAAAAATGCACTATGATGAAGTGTCACATGCTGTTCAAGAAGACAACTGCATCCTGCAACTGGGACAATATATGTTCAACAAACTGAAGAATAAAGGGAATAATGAGGACTACATAAGGCAAAAGATGCGAGAAGTTGGAAGACTGGTCCTCGAGGCTCAAAAAGTTACGCCACTCAAGAGATTGGAGGAATTTTTCATTCCTAAGAACTTCCCACATGTAATAGCTGCAGTGAAGAAGACGGCAGGATACAATCCTGAAACCAATGCTTATCAAACCCCGTCTTTAGCACTCAAGCTTGGCCACAGTCTAAAAAAAATATCCAGTATAGTTGAGAGTGATGCTATGATGATGGGTGATAATGTTATGGCAGAATATGCCAAAAGGTACAGATCAATACATGATAGCAGATGGGAGGAGTTCATCTCCTCTGCAGCATTAAACACCCTAAAAGAGGCAAAATGGAATATGCCACAGATTCTACCTTTTGCAGAAGATGTGAAGTTGTTAAACTTCCATAtggaaaaacagcaaagtgtcGCAGAGAGAATGCTGAGAATCTCTCCCACTCCAGAAAACTATGCTGCCCTAGCTCAAGTAACGCTTGCTTTAGCCATTACATTCAacaggagaagagcaggagaggtGTCAAGAATGTTGCTGACTGCCTTTAGGTCCCGTGACAAGTCAGTGTTGCATGATGATGTGGCTATCTGCTTGACTCCATTTGAGAAGAAAATGTGTGAGTACTTCACAAGAGTCGAAATCCGAGGGAAAAGGGGTAggatggttcctgtcctcctaaAACCATCCATGGTGATGGCTATGGAGTTGCTAGTTGAGATGCGAGAGCTGTGCCATGTACCCAGTGATAATGTGTTCATGTTTGGAAGACCAGAAGCATCGTCAGCCTATCGAGGGGGCGAGTGTCTTAAAAAATTTACTCAACTATGTGGTGCCCAACATCCTGAGGCACTGACTTCAACAAAGCTTCGAAAACATATTGCAACTATGTCACAGGTCCTGAACCTTGAGGAAAATGATTGTGATCAATTGGCTGACTTTTTAGGCCATGATATTCGCATCCACAGACAGTATTATCGGTTGCCTCAAGGAACGCTGCAGCTGGCCAGAATGAGCAAAGTGCTGCTGGCTATGGAGGGGGGGACTGTGTCAAAGTACAAAGGCATGACACTGGAGGATATCGAAATTGACCCCGAAG agACAGTGACACACTCCAATGAAGCACCTTCAAGTGACACCTCTGAAGAAGAGTGTACCAACACTGAAATGGAGAACATACTGCCTGTCACAGACACACCTGCATCTTTGGCGCGAGCACCTGCTGCTACTCAACCTAGACCAG TACGAGCAGAGAGACACAGGCGTAAATGGACAACAGAAGAAGCTCAGGCAGTGGAGAAACACCTGATGAACTTCATCACAACATTCACAGTACCTGCCAAGCACGATTGCATGCTCTGTCTGCAAAATGAATCGGAGACTCTGAAAGATCGAACCTGGACGGATGTAAAACACTATGTGAGAAACAGAATTACTGCCCTGAAGAGGCAAACAAGCATTTAA